From one Triticum aestivum cultivar Chinese Spring chromosome 4B, IWGSC CS RefSeq v2.1, whole genome shotgun sequence genomic stretch:
- the LOC123095197 gene encoding late embryogenesis abundant protein D-34, producing the protein MSIARFSCTTHLATLHTLGATRQITRRLLGKMSQGQQRRPSSDQAQAGGGGQGQGQGGGAVRYGDVFPAVTGGLAEKPVAPQDAATMQSAENLVFGETIKGGPAAAMQSAAMRNERMGLVGHDQATDATAEQGVSVSETRVPGGRIVTEFVAGQAVGQYLAPDDAADAGGAGGDDTKITIGEALEAAGYSAGGRPVERSDAAAIQAAEVRATGLDVNIPGGLAAQAQSAADANAWAARDDEKAKLGDVLSNATAKLVADKEVEADDAARVASAETRNKDDKTVRPGGIAASVAAAARLNKQGA; encoded by the exons ATGTCGATCGCAAGATTCAGCTGTACTACTCACCTAGCCACCCTACACACGCTCGGAGCAACGCGGCAGATAACCAGACGCCTTCTCGGCAAGATGAGCCAGGGGCAACAGAGGAGGCCGTCGTCAGACCAAGcccaggcgggcggcggcgggcagggCCAGGGACAGGGAGGAGGCGCCGTCCGCTACGGCGACGTGTTCCCGGCCGTGACCGGCGGCCTCGCGGAGAAGCCCGTGGCGCCGCAGGACGCGGCCACGATGCAGTCGGCCGAGAACCTCGTTTTCGGGGAGACGATCAAGGGCGGGCCGGCGGCAGCCATGCAGTCCGCGGCCATGCGGAACGAGCGCATGGGCCTCGTCGGCCACGACCAGGCCACGGACGCCACCGCCGAGCAGGGTGTCTCCGTGTCCGAGACCCGCGTCCCCGGCGGGCGTATCGTCACCGAGTTCGTCGCCGGGCAGGCCGTGGGCCAGTACCTCGCGCCGGATGATGCCGCCGATGCAGGCGGAGCCGGTGGCGACGACACGAAGATAACTATCGGCGAGGCGCTGGAGGCGGCAGGTTACTCGGCCGGAGGCAGGCCGGTGGAGCGCAGCGACGCGGCGGCCATCCAGGCGGCCGAAGTGCGGGCCACCGGGCTGGACGTCAATATCCCTGGTGGCCTGGCCGCGCAGGCGCAGTCGGCCGCCGACGCCAACGCCTGGGCCGCGCGCGACGATGAGAAGGCCAAGCTCGGCGACGTGCTCTCG AATGCGACGGCGAAGCTGGTTGCGGACAAGGAGGTGGAGGCCGACGACGCGGCGAGGGTGGCCTCGGCGGAGACCCGAAACAAGGATGACAAGACGGTGAGGCCGGGAGGGATAGCAGCGTCCGTGGCTGCGGCGGCGCGGCTCAACAAGCAGGGCGCATAG